A genome region from Cystobacter fuscus DSM 2262 includes the following:
- a CDS encoding terpene synthase family protein, which yields MAASVAFHFNDKQMVARVPPNLGVIRRDPRYARIDALIQTLSERNEAVFDIQVDGTRHRIAWPIDFSNYRVIASTYPVSLDLSRRGHFPALEKLRAHLLQGDFDLLTYYTCSTVSPSYLQNSQDRMDWFFALDYFVDGSSVPPELREAVVRDLSAWLEDRRHVSRLPWVNMISALLRIVLEDIEREGLDTSRIVREIRGYYEGFLLEFDKQVPLSRYLENRSMTIGMRPELEFCFAYLGRPLPARHRDAAERMKHAAADLVALQNDVLSLRKEEEQEQEHLRLKSYFPLGHEYVSFAKDFYAARFGDFLAMRPRAPGPLEALWKVCDQWISGSLLWHLTSPRYDLGQFQLLA from the coding sequence ATGGCAGCGAGTGTCGCGTTCCATTTCAATGACAAGCAGATGGTCGCGAGGGTTCCGCCGAACCTGGGGGTCATCCGTCGCGATCCCCGGTACGCGCGCATCGACGCGCTCATCCAGACGCTGTCGGAAAGGAACGAGGCCGTCTTCGACATCCAGGTGGATGGCACGCGGCACCGGATCGCCTGGCCCATCGACTTCTCCAACTATCGAGTCATCGCGAGCACGTATCCCGTGTCCCTGGACTTGAGCAGGCGCGGGCATTTTCCGGCGCTGGAGAAGCTCCGCGCGCACCTGCTCCAAGGGGACTTCGATCTGCTCACCTATTACACGTGCAGCACGGTCTCCCCGTCCTACCTCCAGAACAGTCAGGATCGGATGGACTGGTTCTTCGCCCTGGACTACTTCGTCGATGGGTCCTCGGTGCCGCCGGAGCTGCGCGAGGCGGTGGTGCGCGACCTGTCGGCCTGGCTCGAGGACCGGCGCCACGTCAGCCGACTGCCGTGGGTGAACATGATCAGCGCCCTGCTGCGCATCGTCCTGGAGGACATCGAGCGCGAGGGGCTCGACACCTCGCGCATCGTGCGGGAGATCCGCGGCTACTACGAGGGCTTCCTGCTGGAGTTCGACAAGCAGGTGCCGCTCTCGCGCTACCTGGAGAACCGGAGCATGACGATCGGCATGCGGCCGGAGCTCGAGTTCTGCTTCGCCTACCTGGGCAGACCTCTGCCCGCGCGCCATCGGGACGCGGCCGAGCGGATGAAGCACGCCGCGGCTGACCTCGTCGCGTTGCAGAACGACGTGCTGTCCCTGCGCAAGGAGGAGGAGCAGGAGCAGGAGCACCTGCGTCTGAAGTCCTATTTCCCCCTCGGCCACGAGTACGTGTCGTTCGCGAAGGACTTCTACGCGGCCCGGTTCGGCGATTTCCTGGCGATGCGTCCACGCGCCCCCGGTCCCCTGGAGGCGCTCTGGAAGGTGTGCGACCAGTGGATCTCCGGCAGCCTGCTGTGGCACCTCACCAGCCCGCGCTACGATCTGGGGCAGTTCCAGCTCCTAGCGTGA
- the acs gene encoding acetate--CoA ligase, with product MAETPRPNPQALESVLVENRLFPPPEDFSRRAHIGSMEDYRRLWDEAEKNPEAYWGARAREELHWKEPFQTVLEWKPPHARWFVEGRTNLAYNCLDRHLPALADKTAILFEGEPGDRRKVTYGELSRQVNQLANGLRALGVKKGDRVGIYLPMVPEAAVAMLACARVGAVHSVVFGGFSAEALLERMNDAGARVLLTADGGWRKGAVVPLLDNVRKALPQMKHLEHVVVLQRTTQGALRLEGKEQSWSELTQKQSDVCEPEWVESEHPLFILYTSGSTGKPKGVLHTTGGYAVFASLSSRWVFDFKKEDVYWCTADIGWVTGHSYVVYGPLMNGVTSVIYEGALTHPGADRTWELIAREKISILYTAPTAIRAFMRLGDDIPRKHDMSSLRLLGSVGEPINPEAWMWYRDVIGGGRCPVVDTWWQTETGGIMLSPLPGATPTKPGSATLPLPGIHTEVLDKQGKPVGANQGGQLFITRPWPSMLRTVYGDPQRYVNTYFSELPGMYFTGDGARRDNDGYFWLMGRVDDVVNVAGHRLGTAEVESALVAHKSVAEAAVVGRPDDLKGTALVAFITLKKGVGHSPELKKELASHVGKEIGAIARPDEIRFAEGLPKTRSGKIMRRLLRDVASGKQTTGDTTTLEDLNVLATLRSDEE from the coding sequence ATGGCTGAAACACCGCGTCCGAACCCGCAGGCATTGGAATCCGTCCTCGTGGAGAACCGGCTCTTTCCCCCTCCGGAGGACTTCTCGCGCCGCGCGCACATCGGCAGCATGGAGGACTACCGTCGGCTGTGGGACGAGGCGGAGAAGAACCCCGAGGCATACTGGGGCGCGCGGGCGCGCGAGGAGCTGCACTGGAAGGAGCCCTTCCAGACGGTGCTCGAGTGGAAGCCGCCGCATGCGCGCTGGTTCGTCGAGGGGCGCACCAACCTCGCGTACAACTGCCTGGACCGTCACCTGCCGGCGCTCGCGGACAAGACGGCCATCCTCTTCGAGGGGGAGCCGGGAGATCGGCGCAAGGTGACGTATGGGGAGCTGTCGCGCCAGGTGAACCAGCTCGCCAACGGCCTGCGCGCGCTGGGCGTGAAGAAGGGGGACCGGGTGGGCATCTACCTGCCCATGGTGCCCGAGGCGGCGGTGGCGATGCTCGCGTGCGCGCGCGTGGGCGCGGTGCACTCGGTGGTGTTCGGCGGCTTCTCGGCCGAGGCGCTGCTCGAGCGCATGAACGACGCGGGGGCGCGGGTGCTGCTCACCGCGGATGGCGGCTGGCGCAAGGGCGCCGTGGTGCCGCTGCTGGACAACGTGCGCAAGGCGCTGCCGCAGATGAAGCACCTGGAGCACGTGGTGGTGCTCCAGCGCACCACGCAGGGCGCGCTGCGCCTGGAGGGCAAGGAGCAGTCCTGGAGCGAGCTGACGCAGAAGCAGTCGGACGTCTGCGAGCCGGAGTGGGTGGAGAGCGAGCACCCGCTGTTCATCCTCTACACCTCGGGCAGCACGGGCAAGCCCAAGGGCGTGCTGCACACGACGGGCGGCTACGCGGTGTTCGCCTCGCTGTCCTCTCGCTGGGTGTTCGACTTCAAGAAGGAGGACGTCTACTGGTGCACCGCCGACATCGGCTGGGTGACGGGCCACAGCTACGTCGTCTACGGCCCGCTGATGAATGGCGTCACCTCGGTCATCTACGAGGGTGCGCTCACGCACCCGGGCGCGGACCGCACGTGGGAGCTCATCGCCCGCGAGAAGATCTCCATCCTCTACACGGCGCCCACGGCCATCCGCGCCTTCATGCGCCTGGGGGATGACATCCCGCGCAAGCACGACATGTCCTCGCTGCGGCTGCTCGGATCGGTGGGCGAGCCCATCAACCCGGAAGCGTGGATGTGGTACCGCGACGTGATCGGCGGCGGGCGCTGCCCGGTGGTGGACACGTGGTGGCAGACGGAGACGGGCGGCATCATGCTCTCGCCGCTGCCGGGCGCGACGCCCACCAAGCCGGGAAGCGCCACGCTGCCCTTGCCCGGCATCCACACGGAGGTGCTCGACAAGCAGGGCAAGCCGGTGGGGGCCAACCAGGGTGGCCAGCTCTTCATCACCCGGCCGTGGCCGTCGATGCTGCGCACGGTGTACGGCGACCCCCAGCGCTACGTGAACACGTACTTCAGCGAGCTGCCCGGCATGTACTTCACCGGAGACGGCGCGCGGCGGGACAACGACGGCTACTTCTGGCTGATGGGCCGCGTGGATGACGTGGTGAACGTGGCGGGCCACCGCCTGGGCACCGCCGAGGTGGAGAGCGCGCTCGTCGCCCACAAGTCCGTGGCCGAGGCGGCGGTGGTGGGCCGTCCGGACGACTTGAAGGGCACGGCGCTGGTGGCCTTCATCACGCTCAAGAAGGGCGTGGGCCACTCGCCGGAGCTCAAGAAGGAGCTGGCCTCGCACGTGGGCAAGGAGATTGGCGCCATCGCCCGGCCGGACGAGATCCGCTTCGCGGAGGGGCTGCCCAAGACGCGCTCGGGGAAGATCATGCGCCGACTGTTGCGTGACGTGGCCAGCGGCAAGCAGACCACGGGCGACACCACGACGCTCGAGGACCTCAACGTCCTCGCGACGCTGCGCAGCGACGAGGAGTAG
- a CDS encoding NUDIX domain-containing protein — MASYKNPVPTVDCIIELSGERVVLIRRQNPPLGWALPGGFVDEGERLDVAAVREVKEETGLDVELVEQFFTYSDPSRDPRRHTLSTVFIGRAQGEPRGADDAAEARAFPVDALPRELCFDHGTILADYLTYKRTGQRRKL; from the coding sequence ATGGCCTCGTACAAGAACCCCGTGCCCACCGTGGACTGCATCATCGAGTTGTCCGGCGAGCGCGTCGTGCTCATCCGCCGCCAGAACCCGCCCCTGGGCTGGGCCCTGCCCGGTGGCTTCGTGGACGAGGGCGAGCGCCTGGACGTGGCGGCGGTGCGCGAGGTGAAGGAGGAGACGGGCCTGGACGTGGAGCTGGTGGAGCAGTTCTTCACCTACTCGGACCCGAGCCGGGATCCCCGCCGCCACACCCTGTCCACCGTCTTCATCGGCCGGGCCCAGGGCGAGCCCCGGGGCGCGGATGACGCCGCCGAGGCGCGGGCCTTCCCGGTGGACGCCCTGCCCCGCGAGCTGTGCTTCGACCATGGCACCATCCTCGCCGACTACCTGACCTACAAGCGCACCGGCCAGCGCCGCAAGCTCTGA
- a CDS encoding ATP-binding protein — translation MSALRRGGDDGQLALGRETLLRALVELEQANPEGCVALCAVRDGTQAIIDFEFIFSNDADVMKRICPGLVVGRRLSEAAPEALSSQFALLRQVVETRRAARSEPHEAGCWLRGTVTPLLDGVLVRLQDVTALERDAREREARLEREQSGRREAEILAREQAGQLLVAQEKLVRSGGLMVAGQLATGVGHEINNPLAFVTGNLHVALEQLGALARELPPSAAERLRETTRALDDARKGAERIRAIVKELRTLARVSDTRTEPVDVGAALELSLSMAMPHIRHRAQVVRHVVPVPRVPGNESKLGQVLLNLLINAAQAIPEGDATRHAITVGTRREGAQVVIEVRDTGKGMSAEVLARIFEPFFTTKLPGEGTGLGLPISLDIIRGMGGEMKVQSEPGRGSSFQLVLPVLDEATAPELAPPVVKRQAPPRRRVLIVDDEPAIGAMMVRVLGRHHEVKVVHSGREALELLCGESGYDRVFCDLMMGDMTGMDLHAALARRRPEYLPRVIFMTGGAFTDRARAFLAESSVESIDKPFEAGSLRERVERPLPGEREQHSR, via the coding sequence ATGTCGGCCTTGAGGCGAGGGGGCGACGACGGGCAACTGGCGCTGGGAAGAGAGACGCTGTTGCGCGCCCTGGTGGAGCTGGAGCAGGCCAACCCGGAGGGCTGCGTGGCCCTGTGCGCCGTGCGGGATGGGACCCAGGCCATCATCGACTTCGAGTTCATCTTCTCCAACGACGCCGACGTCATGAAGCGCATCTGTCCGGGGCTCGTCGTCGGGCGCAGGCTGAGCGAGGCCGCACCCGAGGCGCTGAGCAGCCAGTTCGCCCTCTTGCGCCAGGTGGTGGAGACGCGGCGGGCCGCGCGGAGCGAGCCGCACGAGGCGGGCTGCTGGTTGCGCGGCACGGTCACCCCCTTGCTGGACGGCGTCCTCGTGCGCTTGCAGGACGTCACCGCGCTCGAGCGGGACGCGCGGGAGCGCGAGGCGCGACTCGAGCGGGAACAGTCGGGCCGGCGCGAAGCGGAGATCCTGGCGCGAGAGCAGGCCGGGCAGCTGCTGGTGGCCCAGGAGAAGCTGGTGCGCTCCGGCGGGCTCATGGTGGCGGGCCAGCTCGCCACGGGCGTGGGGCACGAAATCAACAACCCGCTGGCCTTCGTCACCGGCAACCTGCACGTGGCCCTGGAGCAGCTCGGCGCGCTGGCGCGTGAGCTGCCCCCCTCCGCCGCCGAGCGGCTGCGCGAGACGACCCGGGCCCTGGACGACGCGCGCAAGGGCGCCGAGCGCATCCGCGCCATCGTGAAGGAGCTACGGACCCTGGCGCGCGTGAGCGACACCCGCACGGAGCCAGTGGACGTGGGCGCTGCCCTGGAGCTCAGCCTGTCCATGGCCATGCCTCACATCCGCCATCGGGCCCAGGTGGTGCGCCACGTCGTGCCCGTGCCGCGCGTGCCGGGCAACGAGTCCAAGCTGGGCCAAGTGCTCCTCAACCTGTTGATCAACGCCGCCCAGGCCATTCCCGAGGGAGACGCGACCCGCCACGCCATCACCGTGGGGACCCGGAGAGAGGGCGCCCAGGTGGTGATCGAGGTGCGCGATACCGGCAAGGGAATGAGCGCGGAGGTCCTCGCGCGCATCTTCGAGCCCTTCTTCACCACCAAGCTCCCCGGCGAGGGCACCGGCCTGGGACTGCCCATCAGCCTGGACATCATCCGGGGCATGGGCGGCGAGATGAAGGTCCAGAGCGAGCCCGGACGCGGGAGTTCCTTCCAGCTCGTGCTGCCCGTCCTCGACGAGGCCACGGCCCCGGAACTGGCCCCTCCGGTGGTGAAGCGCCAGGCGCCGCCGCGCCGGCGCGTGCTCATCGTCGACGACGAGCCCGCCATCGGCGCGATGATGGTGCGCGTGCTCGGGCGCCACCACGAGGTGAAGGTGGTGCACAGCGGGCGCGAGGCGCTCGAGCTGTTGTGTGGGGAGTCAGGCTACGACCGGGTGTTCTGCGACCTGATGATGGGGGACATGACGGGCATGGATCTGCACGCGGCGCTCGCGCGGCGGCGGCCCGAGTACCTGCCGCGCGTCATCTTCATGACGGGAGGAGCCTTCACCGACCGGGCGCGGGCCTTCCTCGCGGAGTCCTCGGTGGAGAGCATCGACAAGCCCTTCGAGGCCGGCTCCCTGCGCGAGCGCGTGGAGCGGCCCCTGCCGGGCGAGCGGGAACAGCACTCACGCTAG
- a CDS encoding AAA family ATPase has translation MSVGRPVLHFIAGKVGSGKTTLARGLALELPAAHICEDQWIALLGGEVKTLRDYVRHSTRCRGLMGPHLRELLRVGTSLVLDFAANTPRDRAWVRGIFEPLGADHVLHVMDVPEALCLERLRRRNAERPEGLFWFEVSEALHHEAARYYVPPTEAEGFRVVRHDAASLGDG, from the coding sequence ATGAGCGTCGGGCGTCCCGTGCTGCACTTCATCGCGGGAAAGGTGGGCTCGGGCAAGACGACGCTCGCGCGCGGGCTCGCGCTCGAGCTGCCCGCGGCGCACATCTGCGAGGACCAGTGGATCGCCCTGTTAGGGGGTGAGGTGAAGACGCTGCGCGACTACGTGCGCCACTCCACGCGCTGCCGCGGACTGATGGGGCCACACCTGCGTGAGCTGCTGCGCGTGGGCACCTCCCTGGTGCTCGACTTCGCCGCGAACACGCCGCGCGACCGCGCCTGGGTGCGCGGCATCTTCGAGCCCCTGGGGGCCGACCACGTGCTCCACGTGATGGATGTGCCGGAGGCGCTGTGCCTCGAGCGGCTGCGCCGGCGCAATGCCGAGCGGCCCGAGGGTCTGTTCTGGTTCGAGGTGAGCGAGGCGCTCCACCACGAGGCGGCGAGGTACTACGTGCCGCCCACGGAGGCGGAGGGCTTCCGCGTCGTCCGTCACGACGCCGCGTCCCTCGGAGACGGATAG
- a CDS encoding M50 family metallopeptidase yields the protein MHYLPLLLALGLLVALHELGHLVAARLLGLRVERYTLGFGPPVLSWRWRGTEYALGAVPLGGSVRIHGMNPHAPGLEPTDSTSFPAQRPWKRLLVLLGGPLANALFALGVLFALYTTGTHVVVPLTVGTITPGSEAARAQLLPGDRLVSVDGEPLESWSGFVELIARRPGRELRLGVERQGEEREVVVRPRLDERGVGRIGVSQQYVYRAHAPGQALLQALAHTGNLVLEGARMVERLLRGTQGIALANPLGVVKQSSGAAGSGLGAFLRVMVNLSMALAFFHLLPLPSLDGGRIVFVLIESISGRKVPARVETLVHAVGFVALLGLVLTVSLADLRQRVGRAQQGLDAREPGDSPLFLWEKTGSGTRPGTTSAVDDCPARPPDPSGTTAAGSPKAACTKTEAGGAPP from the coding sequence ATGCACTACCTTCCCCTGCTCCTCGCGCTCGGCCTGCTCGTGGCGCTGCATGAACTGGGTCACCTCGTGGCCGCCCGGCTGTTGGGCCTGCGGGTGGAGCGGTACACGCTCGGCTTCGGTCCGCCCGTGCTCTCCTGGCGGTGGCGGGGCACGGAGTACGCACTGGGCGCGGTGCCGCTGGGCGGCTCCGTGCGCATCCACGGGATGAACCCCCACGCGCCGGGCCTGGAGCCCACGGACTCCACGAGCTTTCCGGCGCAGCGCCCCTGGAAGCGACTGCTGGTGCTGCTCGGGGGGCCGCTGGCCAACGCGCTCTTCGCGCTCGGGGTCCTCTTCGCGCTCTACACCACCGGCACGCACGTCGTGGTGCCGCTCACGGTGGGCACCATCACCCCCGGCTCCGAGGCGGCGCGCGCCCAACTGCTGCCCGGCGACCGGCTGGTGAGCGTGGATGGCGAGCCGCTGGAGAGCTGGAGTGGCTTCGTGGAGCTCATCGCGCGGCGGCCCGGACGCGAGCTGCGCCTGGGCGTCGAGCGACAGGGCGAGGAGCGCGAGGTGGTGGTGCGGCCCCGGCTGGACGAGCGGGGCGTGGGGCGCATTGGCGTGAGCCAGCAGTACGTGTACCGCGCGCACGCGCCCGGTCAGGCGCTGCTGCAGGCACTGGCGCACACGGGCAACCTCGTGCTCGAGGGCGCGCGGATGGTGGAGCGATTGCTGCGCGGCACCCAGGGCATCGCCCTGGCCAACCCACTGGGCGTGGTGAAGCAGTCCTCGGGGGCGGCGGGCAGCGGCCTGGGCGCCTTCCTGCGGGTGATGGTCAACCTGTCCATGGCCCTCGCCTTCTTCCACCTGCTCCCCCTGCCCTCGCTGGACGGGGGACGCATCGTGTTCGTGCTCATCGAGTCGATCAGCGGCCGCAAGGTGCCCGCGCGGGTGGAGACGCTGGTGCACGCGGTGGGCTTCGTCGCCCTGTTGGGCCTGGTGCTGACGGTGTCGCTCGCGGATCTCCGCCAGCGCGTGGGCCGTGCCCAGCAGGGGCTCGACGCGCGCGAGCCGGGTGACAGCCCCCTCTTCCTCTGGGAGAAGACCGGAAGTGGCACCAGGCCCGGCACCACCTCCGCCGTGGACGACTGCCCCGCCCGGCCACCGGATCCTTCCGGAACCACCGCCGCTGGCTCCCCGAAGGCCGCTTGCACCAAGACCGAGGCGGGGGGCGCTCCTCCCTGA